From Xiphophorus hellerii strain 12219 chromosome 9, Xiphophorus_hellerii-4.1, whole genome shotgun sequence, a single genomic window includes:
- the kank4 gene encoding KN motif and ankyrin repeat domain-containing protein 4, whose amino-acid sequence MMDKKSANGFQTKVNEGGVQRKQLPYSVETPYGFHLDLDFLKYVDDIEKGNTIKRVHIQRRVKGPAKFSTLPRNFSLPGHGVRPPPKEGAWSGTSTLGPKPKSRVTEVQQIFDFRPSEGAISSHSSRATTSQGTANVSTKSRDEPGTVYQGTEDKTAVIQSRPNLLRASSMPITLQQRKGSDSSSPDCTTGTPENGSTENMFRASPDILERRCLPQDRAGLHQQITVALKRVRELEEQVKTIPELKAQICSLREEREKLLHQIQTQFQVQASTSSSAMAATYETGGISQRQRPRPSEGLNLSLAIQTVRGVASEHVPVNVEESHRETKRTKELPIQKDPSTNQKQSVPSEKADKQKETSKSLQDNAEERLSQDTEVVAKESEIIRESNASKEDQNGMLKLEEKLMMLEAKLTQASQELERTNALLKEQMEENKAKEDRILQLSEGMRVEICTTQVPVRSRRESIDAGTVTEKIDLSHQETETESPSKIDQGTDTDKILVEVIVPKPRARSIDRGIATSKLDTHDQQTEMEAEVIGAIQPRPRANSMERGTITENIVTQDQTTETPAAERVNQVTETEGETVTDHPQRPRASSIDQGTETERVDTVDRITETEAAQRSDQQTETEIERRQDNNLSRDAQAEGRVGESETTVRGDIGHPVNSTAESEKTKKLVQIESENVAVEVAANIFVTDIKGIVMQTLDSEVGKKTKVCPSPTSGTDKREVTSAQDDSKPKELQLSTGVEIVEPKTTEMETAESKDKEILCESVKENIIPDTVVVMAENSAVKSVAPIRPQRGRKPPAEQMQPTPPQPQLAPMLTTRESSEPESEKITTKIQTAPGLEADLSAQPSEPRENDQMPSVPQVQDSSQAEKLPDKLIEKQSNVQPQGESQSVSSISSEIQVKTKPIQPHSKSQPASRRDSKEQKAPQRGSSVSHPPSRESGETKTRQIRHGSGDTHSQSLRRSSTEAPSSQKDARETQSLRRGSSEAAQRRGSSEAKALRRESGESQTARRGSGESPTSPAALGQVVTRITGLLGEQWAQLGSSSGAQQTAGQQESPIAPKQTATKRAEAGKGTPAKPAGKGAPAATTGKAAGKSSASKMSSIQSQLVSSLSVLSAFYSPGQKTAATSKQQEQGLKSIMKKNGVADKQGSKGAKKNLKFVGVNGGYETTSSEDSSADEKSRAEVEEEDKSEVAVEKETDMESEESVGILVADAEVAVAAAAPAPAAAAAEGEEGAVGEDKEVERGLLDLEGGHELLQVEEAEREKVDKGFIDACVYVKDRMEEVSSPDKEMRQVLVVLYQEWFKVSSQKDSQADTVRLYLRQVGLTTPTLLPYVVNLTDGNGNMALHYSVSHSNFPVVKLLLDTGLCETDNVNKAGYTPVMLAALTAAESPDDLEVAEQLLKLGDVNARSRQAGQTALMLAVSHGRVAMVKLLLSCGADVNAQDSEGSTALMCASEHGHTHIACLLLETGRCDIGLTDKNGQTALSVAEAAAHQDIIDLLKSHASEPMSAADLL is encoded by the exons ATGATGGACAAGAAAAGTG CCAACGGCTTTCAGACCAAGGTCAACGAGGGCGGTGTACAGAGGAAACAGCTGCCCTATTCAGTGGAGACTCCCTATGGCTTCCATCTGGATCTTGACTTCCTCAAGTATGTGGACGATATTGAAAAAGGCAACACCATTAAAAGGGTCCACATCCAAAGGAGGGTGAAAGGCCCAGCTAAATTCAGCACTCTTCCCAGAAATTTTAGCCTCCCTGGACATGGAGTCAGGCCTCCACCTAAGGAAGGGGCATGGTCTGGGACATCTACCTTGGGCCCAAAGCCCAAATCCCGAGTGACAGAGGTCcaacaaatatttgactttaGGCCAAGTGAAGGGGCAATATCCAGTCATAGCAGCAGAGCGACAACCAGTCAAGGAACTGCAAATGTTTCAACCAAATCTAGAGATGAACCAGGCACTGTCTATCAAGGTACCGAGGATAAAACTGCTGTGATTCAAAGTCGACCAAACCTCCTTAGAGCGTCATCAATGCCCATCACCCTCCAGCAGAGGAAAGGTTCAGATTCAAGCAGCCCTGATTGCACGACGGGAACGCCAGAAAATGGATCAACAGAGAACATGTTCCGTGCCTCTCCAGACATATTGGAAAGACGGTGCCTTCCACAGGATCGAGCGGGTCTTCACCAGCAGATAACAGTGGCACTAAAAAGAGTCAGGGAGCTGGAAGAACAGGTCAAAACTATCCCAGAACTAAAGGCTCAGATCTGCTCCTTAAGGGAGGAGCGGGAGAAGCTGCTTCATCAGATACAAACGCAGTTCCAAGTTCAAGCTTCCACATCATCCTCTGCAATGGCAGCAACTTATGAGACAGGGGGAATCAGTCAACGCCAAAGACCAAGACCTTCAGAAGGGCTCAACTTATCTTTAGCAATTCAAACGGTTCGAGGTGTAGCTTCTGAGCATGTGCCAGTAAATGTAGAAGAGAGCCACAGAGAGactaaaagaacaaaagagcTACCAATACAGAAAGATCCTTCTACGAATCAAAAGCAAAGTGTACCATCAGAGAAAGctgacaaacaaaaagagacatCGAAGAGCTTGCAAGATAATGCAGAGGAAAGGCTATCACAGGACACTGAAGTTGTTGCAAAAGAAAGTGAGATTATCAGAGAGAGTAATGCATCAAAAGAGGACCAAAATGGAATGCTAAAGCTGGAAGAGAAGCTAATGATGCTGGAAGCAAAACTTACTCAGGCTAGCCAGGAGCTAGAGAGAACTAATGCTCTTTTGAAGGAACAAATGGAAGAGAATAAAGCAAAAGAGGACAGAATATTGCAACTGAGTGAAGGGATGAGAGTGGAAATTTGTACCACACAAGTACCTGTGAGGTCAAGAAGAGAAAGCATAGATGCAGGAACAGTTACAGAGAAAATAGATCTCAGCCACCAAGAAACTGAGACAGAATCTCCTTCTAAAATAGATCAGGGAACAGATACGGATAAAATCTTGGTTGAAGTGATAGTACCCAAGCCGAGGGCTAGAAGTATAGATCGAGGAATAGCGACTAGTAAGCTTGACACACATGAccaacaaacagaaatggaggCAGAGGTAATAGGGGCAATACAACCCCGACCCAGAGCCAACAGTATGGAACGGGGTACAATAACAGAGAACATCGTCACGCAAGATCAGACGACCGAGACGCCTGCAGCTGAAAGAGTAAACCAAGTCACAGAGACAGAGGGAGAAACAGTGACAGACCATCCACAGAGACCAAGAGCCAGTAGCATAGATCAGGGAACAGAGACTGAAAGGGTGGACACTGTGGACAGAATCACAGAGACCGAGGCAGCACAGAGGAGCGAccagcaaacagaaacagagataGAAAGACGGCAGGACAACAACCTGTCTCGAGATGCACAAGCAGAGGGTCGAGTGGGGGAAAGTGAAACCACTGTAAGAGGAGATATTGGTCATCCTGTCAACAGCACAGCAGAAAgcgaaaaaacaaaaaaactagttcaaatagaaagtgaaaatgttgctgTAGAGGTTGCTGCAAATATATTTGTTACAGACATTAAAGGCATTGTTATGCAAACTTTAGATTCAGAAGTTGGTAAAAAGACTAAAGTCTGTCCCAGTCCAACCTCTGGAACTGATAAAAGGGAAGTGACCTCTGCACAAGATGACTCAAAACCTAAAGAGCTCCAACTCTCAACTGGTGTAGAGATTGTAGAACCTAAAACGACTGAGATGGAGACAGCAGAAAGCAAAGATAAAGAAATTTTGTGTGAATCAGTTAAAGAAAATATCATCCCTGATACTGTTGTAGTAATGGCCGAAAATTCAGCTGTGAAGTCAGTAGCTCCTATTAGACCACAGAGAGGACGCAAGCCCCCAGCAGAGCAAATGCAGCCAACACCTCCTCAACCTCAGCTTGCACCCATGCTCACTACTAGGGAATCCAGTGAACCTGAATCTGagaaaatcacaacaaaaatcCAGACTGCACCAGGCCTGGAGGCTGACTTATCAGCACAACCTTCTGAACCACgggaaaatgatcaaatgccATCTGTGCCTCAAGTTCAAGACAGTAGTCAAGCAGAGAAGCTGCCTGATAAGTTGATCGAGAAGCAGTCTAATGTACAACCTCAGGGTGAATCTCAAAGCGTTTCTTCTATCTCCAGTGAGATCCAAGTAAAGACCAAGCCCATTCAACCACACAGTAAGTCTCAACCTGCATCTCGTCGGGACTCAAAAGAGCAGAAAGCGCCACAGAGGGGATCCAGTGTATCACACCCTCCAAGTCGTGAGtcaggagaaacaaaaactcGTCAAATCCGCCACGGGTCAGGTGATACCCACTCCCAGAGCTTGCGTAGAAGCTCCACTGAGGCTCCATCATCTCAAAAAGATGCCAGAGAGACACAATCGCTTCGAAGAGGCTCAAGTGAAGCAGCTCAGCGTCGTGGTTCAAGTGAGGCAAAAGCCTTGCGACGGGAATCTGGCGAGTCTCAGACAGCCCGCAGAGGTTCTGGTGAATCGCCAACATCTCCTGCGGCTTTGGGACAAGTCGTCACTCGAATAACAGGTCTTCTTGGGGAGCAGTGGGCACAGCTCGGGAGCAGCTCTGGAGCCCAACAGACGGCCGGCCAACAGGAGAGCCCCATAGCACCAAAACAGACTGCAACCAAAAGAGCAGAAGCAGGAAAGggaaccccagccaagcccgcAGGCAAAGGTGCCCCTGCTGCAACAACTGGGAAAGCAGCGGGGAAGTCCAGTGCTTCCAAAATGAGTTCAATTCAAAGCCAACTGGTCAGCTCCCTCAGTGTCCTTTCAGCCTTCTACTCCCCAGGCCAGAAAACAGCTGCCACCAGCAAGCAGCAAGAGCAAG GTCTCAAATCTATTATGAAGAAAAATGGTGTTGCTGACAAGCAGGGGAGCAAGGGAGCCAAGAAAAACCTGAAGTTTGTTGGGGTGAATGGAGG CTATGAGACGACATCCAGCGAGGACTCCAGCGCAGATGAAAAGTCAAGAGCAGaagtggaggaggaagacaaaTCCGAAGTAGCGGTAGAGAAGGAAACAGACATGGAGTCTGAGGAGTCAGTAGGGATCCTGGTGGCAGATGCAGAggttgctgttgctgctgctgctcctgctcctgctgctgctgcggctgaGGGGGAGGAAGGTGCTGTGGGTGAAGATAAAGAGGTTGAGAGGGGCCTGTTGGATTTAGAAGGTGGCCATGAGCTCCTTCAGGTGGAGGAGGCTGAAAG gGAGAAAGTAGATAAAGGATTCATTGATGCCTGCGTGTATGTAAAGGATCGTATGGAAGAGGTTTCATCTCCAGATAAGGAAATG CGTCAGGTGTTGGTGGTGCTTTATCAGGAATGGTTCAAAGTCTCGAGCCAGAAAGACTCCCAGGCAGATACAGTCAGATTATACCTGAGACAAGTGGGACTGACCACCCCCACTCTCCTGCCATATGTTGTTAACTTGACTGACGGTAATGGGAATATGGCCCTCCACTACAGTGTGTCGCATTCTAACTTCCCTGTGGTCAAGCTGCTGCTAGACACTG GTCTTTGTGAAACAGATAATGTGAATAAGGCGGGATATACTCCAGTGATGCTGGCTGCCTTGACCGCTGCTGAAAGCCCAGATGATCTAGAGGTGGCCGAGCAGCTGCTAAAACTTGGCGATGTCAACGCTCGCTCCAGACAG GCTGGCCAGACCGCGCTCATGCTTGCAGTGAGCCACGGTCGCGTTGCTATGGTGAAGCTGCTTCTGAGCTGCGGCGCAGATGTAAATGCACAGGACAGTGAGGGATCTACGGCCCTGATGTGTGCCTCCGAGCATGGACACACGCACATTGCTTGTTTGCTGCTGGAGACAGGTCGCTGTGATATCGGACTCACAGATAAG AATGGTCAAACAGCCCTGTCAGTGGCAGAAGCAGCTGCTCATCAAGACATCATCGATCTTCTAAAATCCCATGCATCTGAGCCCATGTCTGCTGCAGACCTCCTCTGA